From one Anguilla rostrata isolate EN2019 chromosome 12, ASM1855537v3, whole genome shotgun sequence genomic stretch:
- the slc8a2b gene encoding sodium/calcium exchanger 2b, giving the protein MALRSPALRLLLLLLLLLPLPQPCSLESQRMEDELASVSVSPTPYENGTGGGKRVCAGGPAVCQPGVLLPLWKPRSPGLGDQVARAVVYFVCLMYMFLGVSIIADRFMASIEVITSQEKEVTITLPNGETSVATVRIWNETVSNLTLMALGSSAPEILLSVIEVCGKNFESGELGPGTIVGSAAFNMFVIIAICVWVIPDGETRKIKHLRVFFITAFWSIFAYIWLYLILAVITPGVVEVWEALVTLLYFPICVILAWIADRRLLFYKYMYKRYRADKRRGIVVETEGEMTPKDVEMIMDGKFPPGGGAVGATTTENCQEGNGTATAPATAVTLPLPHAQVIRILKELKQKYPDKELDQLVELANYYALLHQQKSRAFYRIQATRMMIGAGNVLKKHAADHARRAAAPEGVPEADDLATCSRIAFEAAHCQCMENCGTLSLGVVCQGGAGESTFYVDYRTEDGSANAGSDYEYSEGTLVFKPGEARKEIKVGIIDDDIFEEDEHFFVRLLNLRVGDAEGMFESEGAGVAPKGRLVEPLVATVTILDDDHAGIFTFGERLLRVSESVGTMEVTVVRNSGARGTVILPYRTEAGTARGNGVDYEDTHGELEFTNDQTTQTLTVKIIDDEEYEKHENFFIVLEEPRWLKRGISALLLNQEDPEGQMSAEEEEARRIAEMGKPILGEHSRLEVVIEESYEFKSTVDKLIKKTNLALVIGTHSWREQFIEAVTVSAGDGDDEEEEGREERLPSCFDYVMHFLTVFWKVLFACVPPTEYWNGWACFVVSISVIGFLTAIIGDLASHFGCTVGLRDTVTAVVFVALGTSIPDTFASKVAATQDQYADASVGNVTGSNAVNVFLGIGVAWSVAAVYWRVKGKAFRVDPGSLAFSVTLFTIFAFICMGVLLFRRRPSIGGELGGPRVARVLTCLLFLGLWFLYILFSSLEAYCHIEGF; this is encoded by the exons GCCCTGGGCTGGGGGACCAGGTGGCCCGCGCCGTGGTCTACTTCGTCTGTCTCATGTACATGTTCCTGGGCGTGTCCATCATCGCCGACCGCTTCATGGCCTCCATCGAGGTCATCACCTcccag GAGAAGGAGGTGACTATCACCCTGCCCAACGGGGAGACGTCGGTGGCGACCGTGCGCATTTGGAACGAGACCGTGTCCAACCTCACCCTGATGGCCCTGGGGTCGTCCGCCCCCGAGATCCTGCTGTCCGTCATCGAG GTGTGTGGGAAAAACTTTGAGTCGGGCGAGCTGGGCCCGGGCACCATCGTGGGCAGCGCGGCCTTCAACATGTTCGTGATCATCGCCATCTGCGTGTGGGTCATCCCCGACGGCGAGACGCGCAAGATCAAGCACCTGCGCGTCTTCTTCATCACCGCCTTCTGGAGCATCTTCGCCTACATCTGGCTCTACCTCATCCTGGCTGTCATCACGCCTGGCGtcgtggag GTTTGGGAGGCCCTGGTCACTCTGCTGTATTTCCCCATCTGCGTGATCCTGGCCTGGATCGCTGACCGCCGGCTGCTCTTTTACAAGTACATGTACAAGCGCTACCGGGCAGACAAGCGCCGGGGTATCGTCGTGGAGACCGAGGGCGAGATGACGCCCAAGGACGTGGAGATGATCATGGACGGCAAGTTCCCgcccgggggcggagccgtcGGCGCCACGACCACCGAGAACTGCCAGGAGGGCAACGGCACGGCAACGGCCCCGGCAACCGCCGTCAC actccccctcccacacGCGCAGGTGATCCGCATCCTGAAGGAGCTGAAGCAGAAGTACCCGGACAAGGAGCTGGATCAGCTGGTGGAGCTGGCCAACTACTACGCCCTGCTGCACCAGCAGAAGAGCCGGGCCTTCTACCGCATCCAGGCCACGCGCATGATGATCGGCGCCGGCAACGTGCTGAAGAAGCACGCGGCCGACCAcgcccgccgcgccgccgcgcccGAGGGCGTGCCCGAGGCGGACGACCTGGCCACCTGCAGCCGCATCGCCTTCGAGGCGGCGCACTGCCAGTGCATGGAGAACTGCGGCACGCTCAGCCTGGGCGTGGTCTGCCAGGGCGGCGCCGGCGAGAGCACCTTCTACGTGGACTACCGCACCGAGGACGGATCGGCCAACGCCGGCTCCGACTACGAGTACAGCGAGGGCACGCTGGTCTTCAAGCCCGGCGAGGCCAGGAAGGAGATCAAG GTGGGCATCATCGACGACGACATCTTCGAGGAGGACGAGCACTTCTTCGTGCGGCTGCTGAACCTGCGCGTGGGCGACGCGGAGGGCATGTTCGAGAGCGAGGGCGCGGGCGTGGCCCCCAAGGGCCGGCTGGTGGAGCCGCTGGTGGCCACCGTCACCATCCTGGACGACGACCACGCCGGGATCTTCACCTTCGGCGAGCGGCTGCTGCGGGTCAGCGAGAGCGTGGGCACCATGGAGGTGACGGTGGTGCGGAACTCGGGCGCCCGCGGCACCGTCATCCTGCCCTACCGCACCGAGGCGGGCACCGCCCGCGGCAACGGCGTCGACTACGAGGACACGCACGGCGAGCTGGAGTTCACCAACGACCAGACCAC GCAGACCCTAACAGTGAAAATCATTGATGATGAAGAGTACGAGAAGCACGAGAACTTCTTTATCGTCCTGGAGGAACCCAGGTGGCTCAAGAGGGGcatttcag CTCTGCTGCTCAACCAGG AGGACCCGGAGGGGCAGATGagtgcggaggaggaggaggcccgtCGTATCGCGGAGATGGGGAAGCCCATACTAGGGGAGCACAGCCGACTGGAGGTGGTCATTGAGGAGTCCTACGAGTTCAAG AGTACAGTGGACAAGCTCATTAAGAAGACCAACCTGGCACTAGTGATTGGTACTCACTCTTGGAGGGAGCAGTTCATCGAGGCTGTGACTGTCAGTGCAG GCGACGGCGAtgacgaggaagaggaagggcgCGAGGAGCGTCTGCCCTCCTGCTTCGACTACGTCATGCACTTCCTGACGGTGTTCTGGAAGGTCCTGTTCGCCTGCGTGCCGCCCACCGAGTACTGGAACGGCTGGGCCTGCTTCGTGGTGTCCATCTCGGTCATCGGCTTCCTCACCGCCATCATCGGGGACCTGGCCTCGCACTTCGGCTGCACCGTGGGGCTCCGCGACACCGTCACCGCCGTGGTGTTCGTGGCCCTGGGCACCTCCATTCCAG aTACCTTTGCCAGTAAGGTGGCAGCCACGCAGGACCAGTATGCGGACGCGTCGGTGGGCAACGTGACGGGCAGCAACGCGGTCAACGTGTTCCTGGGCATCGGGGTGGCGTGGTCGGTGGCGGCCGTGTACTGGCGGGTGAAGGGCAAGGCCTTCCGCGTGGATCCCGGCTCGCTGGCCTTCTCCGTCACGCTCTTCACCATCTTCGCCTTCATCTGCATGGGTGTGCTGCTGTTCCGGAGACGGCCCTCCATCGGGGGCGAGCTGGGCGGCCCCCGGGTCGCGCGGGTGCTCAcctgcctcctcttcctcggccTCTGGTTCCTCTACATCCTCTTCTCCAGCCTGGAGGCCTACTGCCACATAGAGGGCTTTTAA